The sequence below is a genomic window from Streptomyces sp. NBC_00289.
TCGCGTATCAGGGCCCGCAGGACGTTCAGACGACGTGGAGCGAGGGCAATGATCGCCTCTGTTTGTGGCATTTTCCCTCGTCTCTCCTGCGTTCGTAGAAGGCTTGGGGGACGGGGCAGGAGCGGGCGGTGACCATGGCAGACATGTAGAAGACCCGCACAAGGCGGCCGCAGTAGTGCCGTGGCCGGCGTAGTTGCCGCGGACGCGTCCGGAGTCCTTGGGGACGGGGGCCGGCCCGGCGACGCCGGCGAGGCGGTCGCAACTGCCGAAGACGTTCATGTCGCCGCGCGTCTCCAGCGGTCGGATCGGACGTCAGCGCACATCCAACCGCCACGACCACCAGCCCGGCGAACATCCTGGTCAGAGCTGCTGAGGAGCTGCGCGTTTGACACGCCTCGGACGGGTGGCAGGGTGGTTGGAGAGCGACCGATTGGGAGGCTCGGCATGGCATCCGTTACGGCATGGCGATCCACAGCGCGGCAACTGCCGCTCAGGCTCACCGTTGGCACGTTCTTCCTCAACGCCGGGCTGTCGAAACGCGGCGCGGACCAGGCCACCGCTGAAGGGCTGCATCAGTTCGCCACCACCACCTACCCGTTCCTGGGAAAGCTCGACGCCCAGCAGTTCGCCCGGCTGCTCTCCACTGGGGAGATCGCCATTTCCGCCGCGTTGCTCCTGCCGGTGGTCCCTGTCGCTGTCGCCGGGGCTGCGCTGACCGCATTCTCCGCCGGCACGCTCGGTCTGTACCTGCGCACGCCGGGCATGCGCCGAGAAGGCAGCCTTCGCCCCACGGAGCAGGGAACCCCGCTGGCCAAGGACGTCTGGATGCTGGGCATCGGCATCTCCCTCGTCATCGAGGGCGTGACCAAGCACCGGTGACCTGCGTCCACTGCTCGGCAATGCGCGCTCCGGTGACTTGACACGTCGTCCCGGCCTCAGGGAATCCGTGGCCCCGCGTCACGCAGCGCGCGTGCCCACCACAGCCCGTGGTCCTCTGTCGTCGTCCTATGCTGACCGAAGCGGGCAGTAGGCCAGGGAGCTTCCATGACCATGACCAGATGGTTCTTCGAGCCCAGCCATACGGGCGCGGAGTTCCGTGCCAGGCACATGATGGTCACTTATGTACGCGGGCAGTTCAAGAACATGCACGGCTTGCTGGAGGTCGATCCCGACGAGCCGGAGAAGGCCCGCGTCGAGGCGACGATCGACGCGACACAGGTGTACACCGGTCAGCCCCAGCGCGACGCCCACCTGCGCAGTGCCGATTTCTTCGATGTCGAGCACCACCCGACGTGGACGTTCGGCGGGTCGCGCGTTCATCAGCTGAGCGCAACGGAGTTCGAGATCACCGGAGACCTCACAGTACGCGGCGTAACACGTCCCGTGACGTTCGAGGTCACATACCTGGGACAGTGGGATACCCCCTGGTGGGAGGAAGGTCGGGACCTCGGCCCCAGAC
It includes:
- a CDS encoding YceI family protein: MTMTRWFFEPSHTGAEFRARHMMVTYVRGQFKNMHGLLEVDPDEPEKARVEATIDATQVYTGQPQRDAHLRSADFFDVEHHPTWTFGGSRVHQLSATEFEITGDLTVRGVTRPVTFEVTYLGQWDTPWWEEGRDLGPRRRAGFTATTRINRHDFGVSWNDVVKRGGVVVSAMVDVVVDVEAVLEADEADA